The Ananas comosus cultivar F153 linkage group 7, ASM154086v1, whole genome shotgun sequence genome has a window encoding:
- the LOC109713235 gene encoding proline-rich transmembrane protein 1-like: MLPQPCRRPRSPATLPGRSPPPLRAGAATSVNHSCPDLLGLSRASEVSLRTAAPWTTSAAFFEASATLPVGRCRPSKSSPPPRALGAAAPACRPSQARAATPEPRAAAAVARRLLPPPPASGNPPPMSPTYPGRRRGRSCSGT, encoded by the coding sequence ATGTTGCCTCAGCCGTGCCGTCGTCCCCGGAGCCCGGCGACCCTCCccggccggtcgccgccgcctctgcGGGCCGGCGCCGCCACCTCTGTCAACCACAGCTGCCCAGACCTGCTCGGGCTGAGCCGAGCTTCAGAGGTTAGCCTCCGCACCGCCGCCCCTTGGACCACCTCTGCCGCCTTCTTCGAAGCCTCGGCAACCCTCCCAGTCGGACGTTGCCGCCCCAGCaagtcgtcgccgccgccgcgcgccttAGGCGCCGCCGCCCCAGCCTGCAGACCGAGCCAAGCTCGGGCGGCCACACCCGAGCCGCGAgccgccgccgctgtcgcccgccgcctccttcctcctcctccggcctctGGAAACCCACCGCCGATGTCTCCTACCTACCCCGGCCGCCGTCGGGGCCGCAGCTGCTCTGGAACCTGA